The region aaatggctatttcaaaagtttgatccagtgacttagggaaaaaaatgagcgtcggggggcctagttgccctccaattttttggtgattttaaaaggacactagacaattattttttaatttactttcaattttattgaagtttttaaaaactttttaaaacttttaattcaagaaaaagcaaaaaacaaataaacacgcatccatgatctttcttctggtaaaaaatacaaaattccagatttttacagataggaacttgaaaccccTACataagggttctctgatgcgctaaatctgatggtgtgattttcattgagattctatAGCTTTTACAGGGCgttccccccttttttcaaaaattaggcaaaattCCTGTGggccgtaacttttgatgggtaagactaaacttgatgaaacctatatatctaaaatagcataaaaatccgattcttctGGTGTATCTAttagtgtcaaaattccattttttggagttccagctactattgagccgggtcgctccttacttacagtttattaccacgaactgtttgattagccatGATAATCCCTCAGTTTTACAAATGTAACTTCagaataaaggaaaaattaaagatCTGAGACGAAATACATGCAAAAGATGTTTAAAAAGGTCGTTAAAAGTCTCAAAAGTCCTTAGAGgttaaaaaagacattttcaaggaaaatataaaaaaatatacttttaaaatcttggggggggggaggttgagTTGCAGAAAAATCTAAGACACTATTAAAGGTTGACTGTATGCAGAATTGGTGAAAAAGAAGTCAATTGacctttatttttaagattttaattacaaaacaTAACAAGTTATATTTATGTCGCGAAAATTTCGTAAATTGAAAGTAGCAGATTTATTATGCAAGAtaaatatattaacaaataTTAGTCCAACATCTCGGTTAATCAATAAAAGGATTAAGACAAATTGttattcaaaaatatgaattatcaaatttaaagtagtaaattccttttttcttacCCAGGATGTCTTGATAACTTTATTCGGCGAGTCTGTCAATTCGTAAGGGCTATTCAAGTCAATTATTCATTGATTTATTGCTAATCAATAACCAATTTTAGGACCAGCAAAATGAAGCACTTCGAGACATAAAAATGCTCAATATTGGCAAATCGACGTTGCATTTCattgttttaagcttttcaacaaaatttatgCCGcaacatcaaatatttttttcttgtcatcaAACGAAACCTATGTGCACCTCAGCCTGGCCGGATAAAATGGCACATATGTGTCTAAGGCTTAGACATGTTTGCACTCACCTAGGGTGCAAACAGAAGAGGGTGgtgtaaaaattttctttccccataaAAACAATAGTAGTGCCATACCACAAATAATAGGAATGTTCGTCAGCTTTGAATTAAAGCCATATCAGTTAGGGTTCAAAACACTTGTCATTTTAGAGTCCAATCCCACTTTCAACTCTCAGAAAAAACtaatcaaagagttcgtggtaacgaactgtaggtaaGAAGCAAAACgacttaatagtaaccaaaactctaaaaaatcaaaagatgtgtaaaaaaattggcttgttatgctgattccagatatataaaattcatcaagtttaatgttaccaatcaaaagctacaaacctgagaaaatttgcctaatttggaaaaaaattgggaaacaCTCTAGAAGTcaatggatcttaatgaaaagcacatcatcagattcggcgtatccAAGAACCCTGTAGTACGagtttcaagcttccatctgcaaaaatgtgcaattttgtatttttgccaaaagagatcacggatgcgtgtttatgtgttgtttttttttggtttgttttccccacgggtgattgtattgacccaatAGCTCTAGAATATAGAGAGAGtgctcatttgaacgaaaattcatagttctagtgccctttctacgTTTTACCTtttagattggagggcaactagtccccctcccagcccccttttttcttaaagttgcccaatcaaaattttgagatagccattttgttggaGAGGCCCAATAACTATTTTAGGGTAGGGGATGAATTTTCTACTTGGGGGATCTTctatggggagaattttccatggggagggatgTTTTCATGGTaaggggtgaactttccagggaggattttcagctagaatgaaattgtctgaaaaattattttctgatgaggggggggggactttacGTGGGATAACTTTCAGTGGAGGGATTGTCTGTGGGGAGAAGGAATTTCCCATGATAGAGGAAAAGGATTCCcggcattacttaaaaacagtaagaaattaaatgaaaataacaagttttttcaactgaaagtaaggaccaacgtcacaacttaaaacaaaccgaaaattattacttatatgagggggctgtccTCTtaacaatacctcgctctttacgctaaagtttcactttttgtccaaattctttaagaacaactcctgtaATACACGggctttttatttgaataataaggattttaaaatgtttgacaaaaataaactttggcgtaaagagcaaggtattgaggagagggcagccccctcatataagaaataatttctgttcgtaataataataaaatcgtaataaaataataagttctgatgttgctccttactttctgtcgaaaaaaactttttttattcaattatatCTAAGCACTGGGCCTATGTACATCTCTGGTTATCAGAAACGTGTCAAAAGGTTGGACGTGTTTTCACCTAGGGTACAAACAGAAgagataaaaaaggtaaaggatataGCATTAGACTCTACAGTCCCTACtagtggtgctgatctctgtttcttggcccttcagccacgAATtacaatggggggctgggggccaacaatcctgtgctttcgcacacccttccttttaaccttccccagatttctcaggtacccatttagagcttggtcaactctggctaagattacagagtcacgccactgacctccATCCagaactgaacaattgggtacactggaattcgaacccgcgtcctctctgACAAaagatcctgaatccagcgagAAGAGACTGGTTGAAAAATCCTTTTACCATTAATAGAATAAAGGTACCTATGTTGATAGAGATGCAAAACCACCCAAACTTCTTCCCCTGCATTATTCACTTCTTCTTTATATTCTGGTGCAGATATTTCTTTAACATCACCAAACTTTGATTTTGCCATTAATGCCTTGATTTCAGCTATTCTCTTATTCCTGTATTCCAAAAGTATTCTTTCATCTTCTTCGTCTTCCAGAAGGTCAAGCTCATCTAAACCTAAATCGGCAATATTGCTTTGGCCATTTGAATGCTTGGATGCTGCTTGGTCAATTAAGTTGACAATCTGATCTTCAGTGACTTCAGCCTCCTTTTTCTGAGGTATGATTCCATGTTTCCTTAGAGCATCATTCCACTGAGTATCTTGATTAGCATCCTGTAAAAAATCTtatatcagaaataaaatataaaccccaaaaatatcaaaaaacttaataattttgacagaaatctaaatatgaaacagtgcAATAGATAACATGTGTTGAAATGATCACAAAACCTTTAGTTTTGTTTGCAGTTGTTTCAATGCGTTCACAGACTAGTAACTGTGCAACCATATTCTTCATGCTTAGATTCATACCTTGATGTAGAGAAGGGGCGGGGGCTAGGAGATGCACGTCCCTTAAGTTTTTCAACATCCCTTAAAAAAATTGGTCTATAATGCACTTTTTTTGTGACTACCCAATCCCTTGTCATTGTAAGTATTTTTTCATAAGTTAGGCAGGATTGCTTTATTCAGACGACAAGACTGATACAAAAACTGGAAtgaaatgaccccccccccacctaaaaaaaagttctaaaaggCGAAGTATACCAAGGTTACTTAAAAACAGGAATTTGAGTTGAGCAACTTCAACTTAGCAGGAGTCCATATAGTTTATGTAGCAATCCACAGCCCTTGTCAAAGCTATAGCTAAATAGTATATACTAGTTTTGAAATTTACAGTTCCTAttccagatattttttttttaatagaactttatttatactttttggTTCCATTCAAAATTCCAAATctttaataaatcaatttaGTGTTGATTGAATATTGGTTTGAGGCATAGGCATCAAAGGGAGTGCAACAGTTCAGTGAACCAAAATGTGCCTCCCATGCATTATTTGTTGATCTAAATTTTGCCAAACCACTTCTGTATGGGATTTCTGGAGTTTCAACTTTGGCCATTCCAGtgatatttatcttttcatccAACAGCATTTTCAAGGGGTATAAGATACTTTttgaattcccataatttgcctTCAGATTTACATTCTACTATTGAGATTAGCCAAAATAATAGCAACCATTCCTTAATCAGcaccaaatggcaattttttctcacaacacaatttttttgaaaatgagattTTGGTCACTGTAggctgtggtttgctctttacttaatTGTATCCACTGCTCTAACGATACTTTGAGATAAAAATTGGTTAATtctttcccctccccccccccaaaaaaaaagaaacaactttaAATTCCCCTGCCAAACAATCCCCTTCTTTCTCCAACAGAGCctggaaatttcaactttatttcCAAGTCATTCCAAAGATGCTGCAGACATGCATTTTCAAAGAACTGTGATATACATAATGTCTTTCaatttacctcccccctcccaagtcaaaattaacaGCCAACTTGAGACTCCAACACTCCCTCAAAGTTTCTACTCAACCCCTTAGGCCATCCCcaaaatactacaaaaaaaaaagaaaaataagatgcACCTAGCATCTTTTAATTTACTAAATAAGAATGTTGTTTCCAGAGTATACTTCTAGGAAACTCAGGGAATTTTGCCCTATGAGACAATTTGTGAGAGTTCATTCAAATACAACTTGtaggtaacaaacttttatggtCTATTTTAAAACCCCCACTTCCtcctaaaaaatgaataattatcTAAGCCCAAAAACTGGGTGAGAAGAAAGGCCATGTGAGaggggctggttaccctccaatcgcTTTAGCAATTAAAGAGTACACAAGAACTTTGAACTCCCCATTTCAATGACTTACTTCTGTTTCTGGGATGTAGATGTCCCCACATGGTGTCTTTTACACAGATactaaagttttaacttaatacactTAAAAACACTTGAAATATTGCAGGAGCACCATTTTGACTACCTgaatacacatagtgtctttagatttagttcaacttccctTCAATGTTTTCTAAGAGTTCCATCTTAGTACCCTAAGACATTCTTGAGAAATTGCAGATTTGGTCTTTTGGCAAAGTGGATGTGCtgagtgtcttttgatttaactcaacattccctgaaagtttcaacttaatatatATGACTTTTTTGAACACCCAGGATCACACAAGACCACCTTTACCTTGTATCACACTTGCTAGTGATATAGATGAATCCAGTGTATGCCAGTTAGTGATGATGAGACCGTGGGTCATtgaaattgggacaacatttccCAATAGTGAAACATGTATGTAAACAACAGGCAACTTGTAAAATTTATAACTATTGCCTCAGTGGTAGTGGAGGATCATGTTATCTCTAGAGGGATATTTATTTGATCTTCtctttattttgagaaaaagactCAAATGGCacaatctcaaaattgtgattgtAGGTTGTTTGAAGTTAGGGAGCTGGTTCCCTTCCTGTCACTTAACACTATTGAAggggcaatagaactttcaattttctaccAAAAGAGTTCCCTCTGAAGTTTCAACATCCACTGTTTCCACACAAAGGAGCCTagtgaaaatcaaaaataatattaccaTATTACCCTTTACTTGGGCAGTACTGTTCTGCTGGTAATA is a window of Artemia franciscana chromosome 7, ASM3288406v1, whole genome shotgun sequence DNA encoding:
- the LOC136029269 gene encoding viral IAP-associated factor homolog, which gives rise to MQDANQDTQWNDALRKHGIIPQKKEAEVTEDQIVNLIDQAASKHSNGQSNIADLGLDELDLLEDEEDERILLEYRNKRIAEIKALMAKSKFGDVKEISAPEYKEEVNNAGEEVWVVLHLYQHSVPLCKMINHHLNALAKKYPTTKFLKSVATNCIPNYPERHVPTIFIYNNGQMKRQFIGPQEFGGNSVTCDELEWMLSEAGAVKTTLESNPRPKIQDALFSQLGRSNRSDGDNTDW